One Diospyros lotus cultivar Yz01 chromosome 1, ASM1463336v1, whole genome shotgun sequence genomic window carries:
- the LOC127788849 gene encoding putative F-box/kelch-repeat protein At3g17280, with translation MGPTRESNQYKIQRQGPSLLLRAIQERMSANKEKEETTELPETKWGWVAPLPQDLVFKILLLLPAESLHRSTFVCKAWFNLIKSSNFIEAQIPLSETVFIFLETISQRRPKTFYIESKLGLSQDPEQYSIFITRQPYRSYLNFLEIQDGKGKVNKSSVSGFKVVLATCNGLILATCEQNGGLLVMNPVTRKLIAIPLGTIVPRSESYGFIFSHLTREYKVVHLFRDESRHIGCEILSLSTRKWRGVDGPSFGLFRRFHYSPVAAIGALHWLPDKHGCRDLVSMSFDDEKFHTTNLPLPSSVNDRLVEIGGFLGFVARVGLNKIEVWVLKGLQGESWVKRHIITSDIQDLAPLSTLQHGREMVFKGSRDSSFCTYNFESREMKKVEMETETVHGSRRSYLPHVNTLASWESLGALW, from the coding sequence CTGCCaataaagagaaggaagaaactACTGAGTTGCCAGAAACTAAGTGGGGATGGGTGGCACCTCTTCCACAGGACTTGGTTTTCAAGATTCTGCTACTACTTCCTGCCGAATCTCTTCACAGGTCGACCTTTGTATGCAAGGCatggtttaatttgattaagAGCTCCAATTTCATTGAAGCCCAGATTCCTCTGTCTGAAACTGTCTTTATCTTTCTAGAGACAATTTCCCAAAGAAGGCCTAAGACTTTCTATATTGAATCCAAGCTTGGTCTGTCACAAGATCCAGAACAGTACTCAATTTTTATCACAAGGCAACCTTATAGATCTTATCTCAATTTCTTGGAGATACAAGATGGAAAGGGAAAGGTTAACAAGTCCAGTGTAAGTGGCTTTAAGGTTGTCCTAGCAACAtgtaatggtttgattttggcTACATGTGAACAGAATGGCGGGTTACTAGTAATGAATCCAGTGACTAGGAAGCTGATTGCAATTCCGCTAGGTACTATTGTTCCTCGTAGTGAGTCATATGGGTTCATTTTCAGCCACTTGACAAGGGAATATAAAGTGGTTCACTTATTTCGGGATGAAAGTAGACATATTGGTTGTGAGATACTGAGTCTTAGTACAAGAAAATGGCGGGGAGTGGATGGACCTTCTTTTGGACTATTTAGACGGTTCCATTACAGTCCAGTTGCAGCAATTGGAGCCTTGCATTGGCTTCCTGACAAACATGGCTGCCGTGACCTAGTGTCAATGAGCTTTGATGATGAAAAGTTTCACACCACGAATCTTCCCCTTCCCAGCAGCGTAAATGATAGACTAGTGGAGATTGGGGGATTTCTGGGGTTCGTGGCTCGTGTCGGGCTGAATAAAATAGAGGTGTGGGTGTTGAAGGGATTACAAGGGGAATCTTGGGTAAAGAGGCATATAATCACCAGTGACATACAAGATCTGGCTCCCCTTTCCACTTTGCAGCATGGCAGAGAGATGGTGTTCAAGGGAAGCAGAGATTCCTCATTTTGTACTTACAATTTCGAAAGCCGAGAGATGAAGAAGGTTGAGATGGAAACTGAGACTGTCCACGGCAGCCGCAGATCTTACCTCCCTCATGTCAATACCCTTGCCTCGTGGGAGAGCCTTGGGGCCCTGTGGTAG